In Ostrea edulis chromosome 4, xbOstEdul1.1, whole genome shotgun sequence, a single window of DNA contains:
- the LOC130053937 gene encoding gem-associated protein 6-like — MAEEVNGTVHPIFKRDPEDLMQYLNKQVSVLKEDGKEVIGWVYTIDPVSESFVLLSFTDDKTELDIVMGPSVRHVSILDENSETYKKRIEAMFRPPEVQMLSEEELEKRKNRLKSWLLKNRLPVQVTGSNNELLSISDALFIEPPYGAENCRSTNEIILGRIQGLIKNMPTDQEEWC; from the coding sequence atggCAGAGGAAGTAAATGGAACTGTGCATCCAATTTTTAAGCGTGACCCTGAAGATTTAATGCAGTATCTCAACAAACAGGTCAGTGTTCTAAAAGAAGATGGAAAAGAGGTCATAGGATGGGTGTACACAATTGACCCAGTCTCAGAGAGCTTTGTTTTGTTGTCATTTACAGATGACAAAACAGAGTTGGACATAGTTATGGGACCAAGTGTCAGGCACGTCTCTATTTTGGATGAAAACTCTGAAACTTACAAGAAAAGAATAGAAGCCATGTTTAGACCACCTGAAGTTCAAATGCTTTCAGAGGAGGAACtggaaaaaagaaagaatagaCTGAAAAGCTGGCTTCTGAAAAATCGTTTGCCTGTGCAGGTGACGGGAAGTAATAATGAACTCTTGTCGATTTCTGATGCACTGTTTATTGAACCACCTTATGGAGCAGAAAATTGTCGCAGTACAAATGAAATTATCCTAGGTAGAATTCAGGGTCTCATTAAAAATATGCCTACTGATCAAGAGGAATGGTGTTGA